A genomic window from Deltaproteobacteria bacterium includes:
- a CDS encoding phosphoenolpyruvate carboxykinase (ATP) — protein MSEITILRNPDQATLRALTLQHTPAVLQTQHGNIDKISRNKARMAKYTYVIAPDADAARYSHTVIDPAKAAALIAAQRAYIQQQGTLIAIEGYYGLGQHAVGVEWRYTPEGANIAGMQQVLSFPRDRVETAAQQQAPFTPTFQIVFTPGFAAPNMPGRQAILVDLKTWTTYIMGPDYFGESKKGVLRMLCEYMYDRGALVMHAGAKVVHAGGRHFTVAIMGLSGTGKTTTTFSKQGKLTQPIQDDMITLWPRGDFTVTENGCFAKTAGLTPESEPVIHAGTIDPSAWVENVFVNANGTYDFSKGILSSAEVKTWREIFLLTGANAANVDAYIAGTTTAKDVVDDHGTPQDGWDFVVWTQNGRSIIPMRAIQDAVDLTKTLPPVESMGTLNRDEGPLAATPGIVRFTSPEQAAGFFMLGETTKTSAAGKDRGKTRSPFTQPFFPRSHDLQAKRFAEIAATMPQCQLWMMNTGYIGGDQLDVEQGHALKVKIRHSSALLEALFSGTVAWKKDPDFGYEIPDPDAPQNRGLRELVPAEILEPRRFYEAHGRLEQYGGWVRQMNTERRAFLKKYDVAESIIQATCGESGECCGCRCA, from the coding sequence ATGAGCGAAATCACGATCCTCCGCAATCCCGACCAAGCCACCTTGCGTGCGCTCACACTGCAGCACACGCCTGCGGTCCTGCAGACGCAGCACGGCAACATCGATAAGATTTCGCGCAACAAGGCGCGGATGGCGAAATACACGTATGTCATTGCGCCGGATGCGGACGCAGCCCGCTATTCGCACACCGTGATCGATCCAGCGAAGGCCGCTGCGTTGATCGCTGCCCAGCGTGCGTACATCCAACAACAAGGCACATTGATCGCCATCGAAGGCTACTACGGTCTCGGCCAACACGCCGTCGGCGTGGAGTGGCGCTACACGCCGGAAGGTGCCAACATTGCCGGGATGCAACAAGTGCTCAGCTTCCCGCGCGACCGTGTGGAAACGGCCGCGCAACAACAAGCGCCATTCACGCCAACATTTCAGATCGTCTTTACTCCAGGATTTGCGGCACCGAACATGCCGGGCCGGCAAGCGATCCTCGTCGACCTCAAGACCTGGACCACGTACATCATGGGTCCCGACTACTTCGGCGAGAGCAAGAAAGGTGTCCTGCGGATGCTCTGCGAATATATGTACGACCGCGGCGCGCTCGTGATGCACGCCGGCGCCAAGGTCGTGCACGCGGGGGGCCGCCACTTTACCGTCGCGATCATGGGGCTCTCCGGCACCGGCAAGACCACGACCACGTTCAGTAAGCAGGGAAAACTCACGCAGCCGATCCAAGACGACATGATCACCTTGTGGCCGCGCGGCGACTTCACCGTCACCGAAAACGGCTGCTTCGCGAAGACCGCCGGCCTGACGCCGGAGTCAGAACCGGTCATCCATGCCGGCACGATCGACCCGAGCGCGTGGGTGGAAAATGTCTTCGTCAACGCGAACGGCACCTATGATTTCAGTAAAGGAATCCTGTCGTCCGCCGAGGTCAAGACGTGGCGGGAAATTTTCCTCCTCACCGGCGCAAACGCGGCCAACGTGGACGCGTACATTGCCGGCACCACGACGGCCAAGGATGTCGTCGACGATCACGGCACCCCGCAAGACGGCTGGGATTTCGTCGTCTGGACCCAAAACGGTCGCTCCATTATTCCGATGCGCGCCATTCAAGACGCCGTCGACCTGACGAAAACACTCCCACCGGTGGAATCGATGGGCACATTGAATCGCGATGAAGGCCCGCTCGCCGCGACGCCGGGCATCGTCCGCTTTACTTCGCCGGAGCAGGCGGCCGGATTCTTCATGCTCGGCGAGACCACCAAGACCTCCGCAGCCGGAAAAGACCGTGGGAAGACCCGCTCCCCATTCACGCAACCGTTCTTCCCGCGCAGCCATGATTTACAGGCCAAGCGCTTCGCCGAGATCGCCGCGACGATGCCACAGTGTCAATTATGGATGATGAACACCGGCTACATCGGTGGCGACCAACTCGATGTCGAACAAGGACACGCGCTGAAGGTCAAGATTCGTCACTCCTCCGCATTGCTGGAGGCACTGTTCAGCGGCACGGTGGCGTGGAAAAAAGACCCTGACTTCGGCTATGAGATCCCCGATCCGGACGCCCCACAAAATCGCGGCCTCCGAGAACTCGTCCCGGCGGAAATCCTGGAACCGCGCCGTTTCTACGAGGCCCACGGCCGTCTCGAACAATACGGCGGTTGGGTCCGACAGATGAACACCGAACGACGCGCGTTTCTGAAAAAATACGACGTCGCCGAATCGATCATCCAGGCAACCTGTGGTGAAAGCGGCGAATGCTGCGGTTGTCGGTGTGCGTAG